In Oligoflexia bacterium, the genomic stretch AGCTGCTTGCGGCGATGGTCAAAAAGGACACAAAAGTACGTCCAATGACAAAGTTTCAGTTAATAATACTGAGAAGGCGATCGATCTTAGTAAACCTCAAAGAGAGTGTACTGAAAAAGAATTTGATCGTTTTGAATTTAAAGGTACTAAAATTGAAATTGGTCAAGTCCCTGCGGGCAAATATGAATTTCGCAGTGGAGAAGTATACATTCATGCTTCGAATGGTCAGCAATCTGTAGAGGCTTTAGCAACTGATTCAGTAGACGCATCGTCTCCAGAATTGTTTTCAAACACACGGCTTGAATGTGCACGCTCCAAAAACATCACACCTGATCTTGAACTTTTAGTAACAAGTTTTCCAACAACTATGTGGCGTAAAATTGAGGCTGATGGAAAAAACGTTAACCTTTTGGGTGCTCGTTACATAAATGTGGTAATTGGCAAAACAGGTGTTGAACAAACGTATTTGGTAAAACCTGCATACAATGCCACTACTGGGTTTCCGGATGCATTGAAATTCAAACCCAGCCAATTTGATGGTGTTGTAATTTATAAAAATCAAGATGGAAGCTTAGATTTAGTAAAACTCATTACCAATAGCGTAAATGGTTTAACTACCACTTCTATTAGTGTCGCAAGATATGCTCCTATTGTAGATGCTCCTAAAGTCAAAGAAGATGAGAATTTTTCTGATTCCCCTGAGTCATTAGCACGCAGTTCATAAATATTTATCTTGCCAGGAGAGTGGCTCTAGCCTTTCTTCTTAAGACCTAAGTCGCCAAATAAAATCTGGACTCTCTAAGATATTTCTTCACTGTCAAACTAGTAAGATGCGAAACTTCATAAAAACGCTTCTTATCTTATCGGGAGTATTTCTTGTTACTTCTTGCGGCCCTCATGAAAGTTTTAGCGTTAAAAGTCTCCTTAACGAGCCCGATGCTGATACGCCACCAAGTACAGGTAATGAGGGTCTTACCTCTGCACTTAAAATTTGCTCAAAATTAAGTTTTTCAAATGTTAAGTGGCCATCTTCATTAACAGCCTCAGATCGCGACGCATTAATGTTAGCTCTTAATCTCTCTGGCAGTTTTGAAGGCAGTGCAGGTTGGGGGAATATCACAAACAATTTTGATGGCACGGGCTTAAGCCTCGGTCTACTCAATCAAACATTGGGTACTGGCTCACTTCAGCCGCTACTTATCGAAATGCGAAATAATAATTATACAAAAATGGAAAGTGTCTTTGGGAGTAAGCGGTTTCAAAGTGTGCTTGATATGTTAGCGCTTTGGGAAAAAAATAAAATTTTAACGCTTGAAGATTTTGAAACCTCGAATCGATTCGATATTGGTTTTGATACTTTAATTAAAGCGGCATCTCGTAATTCTGATTCTATAAATTGGGCAAAGGCCAATCTGTATCAAAGTAATGGGCGCTTCATACCGGAGTGGTCAAAGGAACTCACAGCTTTGGCAAAATTACCCGAGTATATCTCGATTCAAATAAAAGCAACACTGCCCATGCATACAAGATCACTTGATTACGAAAAACGCATTGGTGTTAGAGAGCTGCGTGCCTATCTCATGATGTTTGATGTGACAGTACAAAATGGGAGCATTCCCTCTACTGATTGGGCAGATTTTGCCACATATTTAAAAGCCAGCCCGAAGGCAACTGCCACTGAGCGATTAGATAAGATTCTTGAACTACGTCTTCGCCACGTGCGTACTGAGTATGTCAGTGACGTCAAAGCGCGCAAGCAGGCCATTATAAACGGTCGCGGTATAGTGCATGGCACTTCACGTAAGCTTGAAACTGAATACTGCTACTCTGGATCACTGAGTTATCGTTGATAATTTCTGATTGTTATGTCATTGATTGTTTCTAAATTAGATAATTTCTGATCAAAATCTTGAATTATAAGGAATTACAATGGCACAGGAATTTGCGTATACAATGAAGGGTTTGGGTAAGGTATATCCCCCCAACAAACAAGTCCTTAAAGATATTTTTCTCTCATTTTATCATGGTGCCAAAATCGGTGTTCTTGGCCTTAACGGCTCAGGTAAAAGTTCGCTGCTTAAAATTATGGCCGGCATGGATAAAGAATTCGTTGGTGAAGCATTTCCTGGTAAAAACATACGCGTTGGATTTCTTCCGCAAGAACCAAAGCTTGATGAATCAAAAACTGTAAAAGAAAATGTTCAAGAGGGTATGGGTGAAGTTGTTGCTTTGCTGCGACGCTTTGATGAGATCAATGCTAAGTTTGCAGAAGAGATGCCTCCTGAAAAAATGGAAAAACTTTTAGAGGAGCAAGCTCGCGTTCAAGAAAAACTCGATCATCTTAATGCTTGGGAATTAGACCGCACTTTAGAGGTCGCTATGGATGCACTTCGTTGCCCCCCTGGTGAAAGTGCAGTTACAAATCTTTCTGGTGGTGAGCGTCGCCGTGTGGCTATGTGCAAATTACTACTTGAAGCTCCTGAATTATTATTACTTGATGAGCCGACAAACCATCTAGATGCTGAATCAGTATCTTGGCTTGAGAATCATCTCAGAGATTACAAGGGTGCGGTAATCGCAGTTACCCATGATCGTTATTTTTTAGATAATATTGCAGGCTGGATCTTAGAACTTGATCGTGGAACAGGAATTCCTTGGAAGGGAAATTACTCTTCTTGGCTTGAGCAAAAACAAGCACGTTTGGCCGGAGAAGAAAAAACTGAAAGTAAGCGTCAACGTACTTTATCAAAAGAGCTTGAATGGATTCGAATGAGTCCACGTGCTCGTCAAAGTAAGAGTAAGGCTCGTATTTCTGCATATGAAAATCTATTGGCAGAAGAACAAAAAACTAAAATGGAAGATGTAGAGATACAAATTCCACCTGGGCCACGTTTGGGTGATGTGGTTATTAAGCTTGAGAGCGTTTCCAAAGCTTACGGAGATAAATTATTAGTTGATAATGCAAGTTTCTCAATTCCTCCAGGAGCAATTGTTGGGATCATTGGCCCCAATGGTGCTGGTAAAACAACTTTATTTCGCATGATCACGGGTCAAGAAAAACCTGATAAAGGAAATGTCGTTGTAGGAAGTACTGTGAAGCTTGGTTATGTTGATCAATCACGCGCATCACTTGATGATAAAAAAACAATTTATGAAGAAATCTCAGGCGGTGCTGAGCAAATATTAATTGGTAAGCGTGAACTCCCGGCGCGTCAGTATGTTTCTTGGTTTAACTTTTCAGGTACAGATCAGCAAAAGCGAGTGGGTGTACTTTCTGGTGGTGAGCGCAATCGTGTTCATTTGGCAAAAATGCTAAAAGAGAGTGCCAACGTATTACTCCTCGACGAACCAACAAACGACCTTGATGTAAATACTCTTCGTGCGCTTGAAGATGCGCTCTTGAATTTTTCAGGCTGCACCTTGGTAATCAGCCATGATCGCTGGTTTTTAGATCGTATTGCGACTCACATATTAGCCTTTGAAGATGAAAGTCGCGTGGTCTTTAACGAGGGTAATTATCAAGATTACGAAGAAGACTTAAAAAAGCGATTGGGAGTCGAAACCCTCACACCTCATCGAATTCGTTATAAGAAATTAAAACAGTAGGCATATTTTATATCTCGTCTTTAGTCGGTGTCAGATGATTGGCTTTAGCATTGCCTTTCATAGCCGAAAAGAAAGGTATGAAGGATGCGAAGAGTTTTGCTGAAATTCTAGACTCGCTGATTAAGCCCACTGAAAGCCAACTTGATAATTCATTGGGTTTTTCAAAATCATATACACTCAATGCTAAGACTGAGCTTCAAGCTGATTTTCTAAGTCGCCTTGTTTTTGGTAACGACCAGTTTAAAGTGACACTTGATAAATCGGTAATGCATAACGTAAAAGTTAAATATAAAACTGAAAATAAAAAAGTAAATGCACAAAAATTATTTGATTTTGTGACGCCGGTTTCAGCGCCTACTTTCAAACTCGCACCAACTTCAAATAAAGTTGAGACTCCAAAGTCACGAGTGAAACGAAAACTTACATTTGATCAATTAAATGCGCTTAAGGTTTTTTTAAAATTTGGTGAATCAAAAATAGATGAGTATTCAACAACTGAAGAAATCAAGAGTGCGTATCGCAGGCTTGCAAGAAAATATCATCCTGATGCTCGCGTTAATGTGAGTGATATAAAATTAAATAACGCTGAAGCATTTAAGTTGATTTCTGCCGCATATAAAAAATTAATTTGATCCGATTTGAGAACCCAATTTAATAAAACTTTCACGATTTTGTTTTGATTGCTCAATAATGTCCCCGTCGGGTTTCCAACGGCCAGGTTCTCCCATGAGAATTACAGTTGATGCCCCGAAGAGAAAATATCCTTTTTCATCGCCTCGTTTGTAGGGTTGATCACTTGGATGTGTTTGAATAATTTTACCAACGGCCATGGCCCCTACTTCTATGTAGGCGAGTTTGCCGAAGTTGGTAGTTTCTAAAATACTAATGTGCCGTTCATTTGTGCAAAAAATATCACTTTTATATTTTAATGCTAAGGGATTAACAGAGTGTAAAGTTCCTTCAATGCGATAGGTCTTGTTTGTTGTACCGTCATCTGGATAATGAAAACGATGATAATCTACCGGGCATAGTCGGGCAATCAAGAGGGGGCCTCCAATAAAGGGCTCTGCAAGTTTCTCGCTGTCGAGTAATGCTTGAGCTGAAAGATGATCTCCTTTTACGGGGTATTTTTGATCAGCTATTATTTTTTCAAAGGCTAGATATCTTGCTTCAGCAAATGCGGGCATTGAACTGCTTTTTGCAAATGGCCTTACATTGGGTTTAAAGCGTCTGATAAAAAAATCATTAAATGTTTTAAAATGTTCATTTTCATATTCACTCATTTTAATTTTAAAATTTTGAATAAATGGTGCAATGGCTTTTTGACTTAATCTTGAGTCTTGGTAAAACCCATAAGCTTTACTTATAATTTTTCGTGTTAAAAATCTTTCAGCTATTTTTTGTCCGTATGAAGTCTCGTAGAGCCATCGAACTATTTGATCGCCATAGACTTGCTCGGTTTCAAGTCGACCCTGCTCACGGTTCCAAAATTTTATTTCAGGTGTGTTCATTGTGCTCGACCCGTTTTGATGCGTTTAGGAATATAGTAACTTCTTTTGTCAGCAAGACTGCGCGCAACTAAAAGTGCTTCTGCATGAGCCCAACCTAGGGGGCAAACGCTGACCCCCGTTTGTTCACACATTACTCCTGTGGCTGGATTAATACTTTCTACCAAAACATTAACATGTGGCATGGGATCTTCGCCTCGCATGATAGCGGCAAGGGCTCGCTCGCCAGAAAGTAGGGGCCAGGCTTTGCCAACTTGATTTGTACCGTAAGCATCATGATTATATCTTAAATAACCGAGGCCTCCGGGAGCTTGTGCACGCGCCATTCGATCATAAATAGTTAATGAAGAGGTAAAGCGCGGGTCTTGACCTGCGATCAAACCAGAAATGATCCATTGAAGAAAGCCGCCATCTATAATTTCATTTTCTTCATAAACTTGTCCGCCGTTTGCAATTTGAAGTGGTGTTGCGTGATTGTGATTATCAGGGTGACCAATATGAATGCGTTCAAAATAATTTCGCCCAAGATTTCCATTTGCAACAAGTGTCCATTGAAAAACATTATCGCGCCATTTATTTGCAGTGTTCATATAAATTTGTGCGCGACTTGGATCCCTTTCTTTTTCAAGCCAAGCAGCTTCATAAAGACCTTGAGTAGC encodes the following:
- the ettA gene encoding energy-dependent translational throttle protein EttA, whose product is MAQEFAYTMKGLGKVYPPNKQVLKDIFLSFYHGAKIGVLGLNGSGKSSLLKIMAGMDKEFVGEAFPGKNIRVGFLPQEPKLDESKTVKENVQEGMGEVVALLRRFDEINAKFAEEMPPEKMEKLLEEQARVQEKLDHLNAWELDRTLEVAMDALRCPPGESAVTNLSGGERRRVAMCKLLLEAPELLLLDEPTNHLDAESVSWLENHLRDYKGAVIAVTHDRYFLDNIAGWILELDRGTGIPWKGNYSSWLEQKQARLAGEEKTESKRQRTLSKELEWIRMSPRARQSKSKARISAYENLLAEEQKTKMEDVEIQIPPGPRLGDVVIKLESVSKAYGDKLLVDNASFSIPPGAIVGIIGPNGAGKTTLFRMITGQEKPDKGNVVVGSTVKLGYVDQSRASLDDKKTIYEEISGGAEQILIGKRELPARQYVSWFNFSGTDQQKRVGVLSGGERNRVHLAKMLKESANVLLLDEPTNDLDVNTLRALEDALLNFSGCTLVISHDRWFLDRIATHILAFEDESRVVFNEGNYQDYEEDLKKRLGVETLTPHRIRYKKLKQ
- a CDS encoding DnaJ domain-containing protein; translation: MKDAKSFAEILDSLIKPTESQLDNSLGFSKSYTLNAKTELQADFLSRLVFGNDQFKVTLDKSVMHNVKVKYKTENKKVNAQKLFDFVTPVSAPTFKLAPTSNKVETPKSRVKRKLTFDQLNALKVFLKFGESKIDEYSTTEEIKSAYRRLARKYHPDARVNVSDIKLNNAEAFKLISAAYKKLI
- a CDS encoding phosphatidylserine decarboxylase — encoded protein: MNTPEIKFWNREQGRLETEQVYGDQIVRWLYETSYGQKIAERFLTRKIISKAYGFYQDSRLSQKAIAPFIQNFKIKMSEYENEHFKTFNDFFIRRFKPNVRPFAKSSSMPAFAEARYLAFEKIIADQKYPVKGDHLSAQALLDSEKLAEPFIGGPLLIARLCPVDYHRFHYPDDGTTNKTYRIEGTLHSVNPLALKYKSDIFCTNERHISILETTNFGKLAYIEVGAMAVGKIIQTHPSDQPYKRGDEKGYFLFGASTVILMGEPGRWKPDGDIIEQSKQNRESFIKLGSQIGSN